In Acidobacteriota bacterium, the following proteins share a genomic window:
- a CDS encoding CARDB domain-containing protein, with amino-acid sequence MEWLFPPCHRAVSGTLITPCEGSPLDPDLVITELSHSPASPEAGESVDATLRVRNLGPAVAPNTRFRLRFSGGGVTRESVLWVGSLASGAERSFVVRSLDSGFGVALGSNRIEVTVDSHDELLEGREDNNYKEISFIGVSASTSGIDFRIRDLDFSPQHPVERERVTVTFDTVNSGSLAASETKVRLAVLDPTGNYVVNELVPVDALEAMTSREEEFSFVGWAPGLYSLVVTMDPTEEVAESREENNSFFVTVDFAEEALCLPCTSGAPNNEVGATLCLEHSNPVFPPSAGAQWICRGVRADGSTCVPSGNHPNGWGFHQPRCPDSASLPPGWHPDVCGNVGICPGLGTAP; translated from the coding sequence GTGGAATGGCTCTTCCCGCCTTGTCACCGTGCTGTTTCCGGAACCCTTATCACTCCTTGCGAGGGGAGTCCTCTGGATCCCGACCTGGTGATCACAGAGCTCAGCCATAGCCCTGCTTCTCCGGAAGCCGGTGAGTCGGTGGATGCGACCCTTCGGGTGAGAAACCTGGGTCCTGCAGTCGCTCCGAACACCCGCTTCAGACTCCGCTTCAGCGGAGGTGGAGTGACTCGCGAGTCAGTTCTATGGGTGGGCAGTCTGGCTTCGGGAGCGGAGCGTAGCTTCGTGGTCCGTTCGCTCGACTCCGGATTCGGCGTCGCCCTTGGCTCGAATCGGATCGAGGTGACTGTCGATTCTCACGACGAGTTGCTCGAAGGTCGAGAAGACAACAACTATAAGGAAATCTCGTTCATCGGTGTGTCTGCTTCGACTTCCGGTATCGATTTCCGGATTCGAGATTTGGATTTCAGCCCGCAGCACCCTGTTGAAAGGGAACGAGTCACGGTGACGTTCGACACTGTCAACAGTGGTTCGCTGGCGGCATCGGAGACGAAGGTTCGGCTGGCAGTCTTGGACCCGACAGGAAACTATGTGGTCAATGAGCTCGTTCCGGTGGATGCTCTCGAAGCGATGACGAGTCGCGAAGAAGAGTTTTCCTTCGTGGGCTGGGCCCCGGGTCTCTATTCTCTGGTCGTGACCATGGATCCGACAGAGGAAGTCGCGGAATCGAGGGAAGAGAACAACTCTTTCTTTGTGACTGTGGATTTTGCTGAAGAGGCGCTCTGTTTGCCTTGCACCTCCGGTGCGCCCAACAACGAGGTTGGAGCAACCCTGTGCTTGGAGCACAGCAATCCGGTTTTCCCGCCATCCGCTGGCGCGCAGTGGATTTGCAGAGGGGTCAGGGCGGATGGCTCAACCTGCGTGCCTAGCGGTAATCATCCCAACGGTTGGGGATTTCACCAGCCTCGTTGTCCCGATTCGGCGAGCCTACCTCCGGGGTGGCACCCGGACGTTTGTGGGAATGTAGGTATCTGCCCCGGTTTGGGAACCGCGCCTTAG
- a CDS encoding aspartate/glutamate racemase family protein: MKTIGLLGGMSWESTELYYRVLNQGVKARLGGLHSASLVLVSVDFHDVERLQVAGRWREAGELLAAAAARVEAAGAEILLLCTNTMHRVADAVAAQISIPLLHLADATADRVEAAGLRRVGLLGTRFTMEQAFYRDRLAARGLEVMVPEAADRELIHRVIYDELCLGKVRRESRQAYLEVIARLARGGAEGIIAGCTEITLLVSPDDLSLPLFDTARLHAEAALDWALA; encoded by the coding sequence ATGAAGACCATCGGGCTCCTCGGCGGCATGAGCTGGGAGAGCACGGAGCTCTACTATCGGGTTCTGAATCAAGGCGTGAAGGCGCGCTTGGGAGGGCTCCACTCCGCCTCCCTGGTGTTGGTGAGCGTCGACTTTCACGATGTCGAGCGGCTGCAGGTGGCCGGGCGCTGGCGAGAGGCCGGGGAGCTGCTGGCGGCTGCGGCAGCGCGAGTCGAGGCGGCGGGGGCGGAGATTCTTCTTCTCTGCACCAACACCATGCATCGGGTCGCCGATGCGGTGGCGGCGCAGATCTCGATTCCGCTGCTCCATCTCGCCGATGCCACCGCCGACCGGGTCGAGGCGGCTGGACTGCGACGGGTCGGGCTGCTGGGAACCCGATTCACCATGGAGCAGGCCTTCTATCGCGACCGCTTGGCGGCTCGGGGTCTCGAGGTGATGGTTCCCGAAGCCGCCGACCGGGAGCTCATCCATCGGGTGATCTACGACGAGCTCTGCCTCGGCAAAGTGCGCCGAGAGTCGCGGCAGGCCTACCTCGAGGTCATCGCCCGGCTCGCCCGGGGCGGTGCCGAAGGGATCATCGCCGGCTGCACCGAGATCACCCTTCTGGTCAGTCCCGACGACTTGTCCCTGCCGCTCTTCGATACCGCTCGACTGCACGCCGAAGCGGCCCTCGACTGGGCTCTCGCCTAG
- a CDS encoding helix-turn-helix transcriptional regulator produces the protein MKNRLKVLRAERNWTQARLAQELGVSRQTVNAIETGKFDPSLPLAFRIARLFELAIEEIFEDREPNQQRSLER, from the coding sequence GTGAAAAACCGCCTCAAGGTACTGCGGGCCGAGCGCAACTGGACCCAAGCCCGCCTGGCCCAGGAGCTCGGCGTCTCGCGCCAAACGGTCAACGCCATCGAAACCGGCAAGTTCGACCCCAGCCTGCCCCTGGCCTTCCGCATCGCCCGCCTCTTCGAGCTCGCCATCGAGGAGATCTTCGAGGATCGAGAGCCGAACCAACAGCGGTCGCTCGAGCGTTGA
- a CDS encoding ABC transporter ATP-binding protein, translating into MLEIRDLVKVYPGSVTALKGIRLELPRGMFGLLGPNGSGKTTLMRILAGLLEPTSGQVFWDGVEVTGRPELIWPRLGYLPQDFGFYPHLSGEAMLLHLLRLKGVEAPAGLAKLCTELLARVNLTHAAERKVKGYSGGMRQRLGIAQAIAGDPDLVIVDEPTAGLDPEERVRFYRLLSELAEERTVLLSTHIVEDVAVLCPRLAVIRQGRLVLQTTPGQARQDLAGRVFEGMVPAARLEELAQRFRVTRTHLVEGRNVVRLHLPTGQPPEGFEPVEATLEDAYFVLMRQAEQAETAGPRRVEASS; encoded by the coding sequence ATGCTCGAGATTCGAGATCTGGTGAAGGTGTATCCAGGATCCGTGACGGCTCTGAAGGGAATTCGACTGGAGTTGCCGCGCGGGATGTTCGGTTTGCTCGGTCCCAATGGCTCCGGCAAGACCACATTGATGAGGATCTTGGCCGGTCTTCTCGAGCCCACCTCCGGCCAGGTTTTCTGGGATGGCGTCGAGGTCACCGGCCGTCCCGAGCTGATCTGGCCGCGCCTTGGCTACCTGCCCCAGGATTTCGGTTTTTATCCTCACCTCAGCGGTGAGGCGATGCTCCTCCACCTGCTGCGCCTCAAAGGGGTCGAGGCCCCGGCCGGCCTGGCGAAGCTCTGCACCGAGCTGTTGGCCCGGGTCAATCTCACCCACGCCGCCGAGCGCAAGGTCAAAGGCTACTCCGGCGGCATGCGACAGCGCCTCGGCATCGCCCAGGCGATCGCCGGTGATCCGGACCTGGTGATCGTCGACGAGCCGACGGCGGGACTCGATCCGGAAGAGCGGGTGCGCTTCTATCGCCTGCTCTCGGAGCTCGCCGAGGAGCGCACGGTGCTGCTGTCGACTCACATCGTCGAGGACGTCGCCGTCCTCTGCCCGCGGCTGGCGGTTATTCGGCAGGGCCGGCTGGTGCTCCAAACCACTCCCGGTCAAGCGCGGCAGGATCTCGCTGGGCGGGTTTTCGAGGGGATGGTGCCGGCGGCTCGTCTCGAAGAGCTGGCACAGCGCTTCCGGGTGACTCGAACCCATCTCGTCGAAGGGCGCAACGTGGTGCGCTTGCATCTCCCCACGGGGCAGCCTCCGGAGGGCTTCGAGCCGGTCGAGGCGACCCTCGAAGACGCCTACTTCGTGCTCATGCGCCAGGCCGAGCAGGCCGAGACGGCGGGTCCCCGGCGGGTGGAGGCTTCGTCGTGA
- a CDS encoding M3 family metallopeptidase, whose product MLGCAEQSSHQGDALKDSSSNPLLAEWTGPYGGVPAFDEVELDDFEPAFDAAMAENLEEIEAIANSSEAATFENTIEALERSGETLGRVGAYFGVWRSNLSSPELREIQSRVAPKQSQHRSAIIQNQNLFERVAAIYEGLEESDLRPDQRRLVELVYDSFARNGATLKGAAKKRFAAIQTELAELHTRFSNNVLADEEGYVLYLDEADLSGLPASLVKAAAAAAESRGEAGRYAILNTRSSMDPFLTFSDRRDLREQVWRTYYSRGDNGDDHDNNALIAKILELRDERVGLLGYDNYAAWRLENRMAKTPEQARALLEAVWPAALARVEEEVADMQAIADAAGADITIEPWDYRYYAEKVRQDRYDLDSDEVKQYLQLDKLREAMFYVAGELFGFAFTPVAEGSVPVFHPEVKVWEVTDRESGDHIGLWYLDPFARSGKRSGAWANSYRSHETFDGKVTVLSSNNSNFIAGAPGEPVLLSWDDAETYFHEFGHALHALSSNVAYPTLNGGVRDYTEFQSQLLERWLLTDAVIDNYLVHAETGEPIPAELVAKIKRAATFNQGFATTEYLASSLVDLAFHTTDPTGLDADAFERETLQALGMPDEIVMRHRSPHFGHVFSGEGYSAGYYGYMWADVLTADAAEAFAEAPGGFYDPEMAAKLVEHLFAVRNAIDPAEAYRLFRGRDASIDALMRDRGFPAPSAG is encoded by the coding sequence ATGCTCGGCTGTGCCGAGCAGAGCTCACACCAAGGAGATGCGTTGAAGGACTCCTCGTCGAATCCACTCCTAGCGGAATGGACCGGTCCCTACGGCGGTGTGCCCGCCTTCGATGAAGTCGAGCTGGACGACTTCGAGCCCGCTTTCGATGCCGCCATGGCCGAGAACCTGGAAGAGATCGAGGCGATTGCCAACAGCTCCGAGGCAGCGACCTTCGAGAACACCATCGAAGCCCTCGAACGCTCCGGCGAGACGCTCGGTCGGGTCGGCGCCTACTTCGGAGTCTGGCGCTCGAACCTGTCCTCACCGGAGCTGCGCGAGATCCAGTCTCGGGTGGCGCCCAAGCAGTCCCAGCACCGCTCGGCGATCATTCAGAACCAGAATCTCTTCGAGCGCGTGGCGGCGATCTACGAAGGGCTCGAAGAGTCCGATCTGCGGCCCGATCAGCGGCGGTTGGTGGAGCTGGTCTATGACAGCTTCGCGCGCAACGGTGCCACCCTGAAAGGCGCTGCGAAAAAGCGCTTCGCGGCGATTCAAACAGAGCTCGCCGAGCTTCACACCCGCTTCTCGAACAATGTACTGGCGGACGAAGAGGGCTACGTGCTCTATCTCGACGAGGCGGACCTGAGCGGTTTGCCGGCCTCGCTGGTGAAGGCGGCCGCCGCTGCGGCCGAGAGCCGAGGCGAGGCCGGGCGCTACGCCATCCTGAACACCCGCTCGTCGATGGATCCGTTTCTCACCTTCTCCGATCGTCGCGATCTGCGGGAGCAGGTCTGGCGCACCTACTACAGCCGCGGCGACAACGGCGACGATCACGACAACAACGCGCTGATCGCCAAGATCCTCGAGCTGCGGGATGAGCGCGTCGGCCTGTTGGGCTACGACAACTACGCCGCCTGGCGCCTCGAAAACCGCATGGCGAAGACTCCGGAGCAGGCTCGCGCTCTGCTCGAGGCGGTCTGGCCGGCGGCCCTGGCGCGGGTCGAGGAAGAGGTGGCGGACATGCAGGCGATCGCCGATGCGGCGGGAGCCGACATCACGATCGAGCCCTGGGACTACCGCTATTACGCCGAGAAGGTGCGCCAAGACCGCTATGACCTCGACTCCGACGAGGTCAAGCAGTATCTGCAGCTCGACAAGCTGCGGGAGGCGATGTTCTATGTCGCCGGTGAGCTCTTCGGCTTCGCTTTCACGCCGGTGGCGGAGGGTTCCGTGCCGGTGTTCCATCCCGAGGTCAAGGTCTGGGAGGTGACCGACCGGGAGAGCGGCGACCACATCGGTCTTTGGTACCTCGATCCCTTCGCCCGCTCGGGCAAGCGTTCCGGAGCTTGGGCCAACAGCTATCGCAGTCACGAGACCTTCGACGGCAAGGTCACGGTGCTGTCGTCGAACAACTCGAACTTCATCGCCGGCGCTCCAGGAGAGCCGGTGTTGCTTTCCTGGGACGATGCCGAGACCTACTTCCACGAGTTCGGCCACGCCCTCCACGCCCTCTCTTCGAACGTCGCCTACCCGACCCTCAACGGCGGCGTGCGCGACTACACCGAGTTCCAGTCCCAGCTCTTGGAGCGCTGGTTGTTGACCGATGCGGTGATCGACAACTATCTGGTTCACGCCGAGACCGGCGAGCCCATTCCGGCCGAGCTGGTGGCCAAGATCAAGCGGGCGGCGACCTTCAACCAGGGTTTCGCCACCACCGAGTATCTGGCCTCGTCGTTGGTCGATCTGGCTTTCCACACCACCGATCCGACGGGCCTCGATGCCGATGCCTTCGAGCGCGAGACGCTGCAGGCCCTCGGCATGCCCGACGAGATCGTGATGCGCCATCGGTCGCCGCACTTCGGCCACGTCTTTTCCGGTGAGGGATACTCGGCGGGCTACTACGGCTATATGTGGGCCGACGTCCTGACGGCGGATGCGGCCGAGGCCTTCGCCGAGGCACCGGGCGGTTTTTACGATCCGGAGATGGCTGCGAAGCTGGTGGAGCACCTGTTTGCGGTGCGCAACGCGATCGACCCGGCGGAGGCCTATCGCCTGTTCCGTGGTCGCGATGCCAGCATCGATGCGCTGATGCGCGACCGCGGCTTCCCGGCGCCGAGCGCCGGCTGA
- a CDS encoding ABC transporter permease subunit yields the protein MSGQRLFAVLRQDLRRHLSAPIFWILLLLVFFLTASLNTSAMLGTGSSAIGGVKPFMNSQYALSYLFIVTGFLGYLLFSGILSGLAVVRDDEAKLSELLHSTPLRASEYILGKLGGALAALALALTLQVAFAMAILQLGHGEDLRGPFSLANYLVPALLFAVPQIWFVAVLSFAVGERTRRPLVAFLVPSAMFLSGLFFFWSFNPSWLPASVDRWLQVLDPSAFRWLRGSLLTVDRGAEFYNTTAVAYDSTFWLNRLWVMAVPLLAVVAAIRHCRRHGAVAVPRRFSLRWWRRSSEGVAPKISEQPLADLRMTVSAPGFMRSMWRVLVGELRELVAQPGVFVVLPLVMSLMLEEGIGRSGPLGAPLLVTAGNLAVGALEMLGFLLALVLLFFTTEAMVRDQTTRFDALLYSSPVGTAALLVGRSLAGAVVAVALILGCLAVSATILAFQEGGHFELWPLLVVWGPVLLPTYLVWNAFVVLLFALLRNRYLTYAAGISALVASVFAHVSGKMTWLTNWDLWGTIPWTDLGPFAFHGRGLLLNRLLMVSLALLFTALAVELFARRQTDVVQVAQRRRARALGRRVLRLAPVALLPVLASGVLAYEIRNGYQGPQAEKLAKQYWRQNYATWKDYRPPAVSHVDLDLDLDPAGRSVDMQGFYSLVNDTPQAMERLAFTVGQSFENIAWRWNGEEIASEDRSGLHVLTPPQPLEPGGEGRLDFSFRSVFPRGVSRNGGGASQFVLPSGVLLSVRGTDFIPLPGYLSWIGVDRENRPEPAEVPKDFWRQELEPISGNSRAFTTRVEVTAPSEYTVNSVGVKTAARSEDGQTTVVWESDYPVRTLNLIAGRWEVRRQGGAAIFYHPTHDANVDEMLHTLAQAREKFSQWFFPYPWEELRISEYPAYLQNAQGFPTNIPFSESLGFLTKSDPHSRLASLVTAHEAAHQWWFNLLVPGEGPGADVLIEGMAHFSALVLLEDIRGPQGRIETAKRFEERYVRNRRLDSERPLVETEEHWPGDETVIFEKGGWALWMLHDHLGPEASFAGIRAFVERYHESGDYPALHDYLAFLEPYAADRQAFRALVDQWFFEVVLPEYRLQEVEVVAQDGSWQVQAVLENVGTGRATVEVAAEVGERFAEEGFREGRTAVELGAGERRRLSWTVPFEPQRLVVDPEARVLQLQRSKAMIDL from the coding sequence GTGAGCGGCCAGCGCCTGTTCGCCGTCCTGAGGCAGGATCTGCGCCGTCACCTGTCGGCACCGATCTTCTGGATTCTGCTTCTGCTCGTTTTCTTCCTCACCGCCAGCCTCAACACCTCGGCGATGTTGGGTACGGGCTCGTCGGCGATCGGCGGGGTCAAGCCCTTCATGAACTCGCAGTACGCCCTTTCCTACCTCTTCATCGTCACCGGTTTTCTCGGCTATCTGCTGTTCTCCGGCATCCTGTCGGGGCTGGCGGTGGTGCGGGACGACGAGGCCAAGCTCTCGGAGCTTCTGCACAGCACGCCCCTGAGGGCCAGCGAGTACATCCTCGGCAAGCTCGGAGGGGCGCTGGCGGCCCTCGCCTTGGCCTTGACCCTGCAGGTGGCCTTCGCGATGGCGATTCTGCAGCTCGGCCATGGTGAAGATCTGCGGGGACCTTTCTCTTTGGCCAATTACCTGGTGCCGGCCCTGCTGTTCGCGGTTCCTCAGATCTGGTTCGTGGCGGTTCTTTCCTTTGCCGTCGGCGAGCGCACTCGCCGGCCTTTGGTGGCCTTTCTGGTGCCTTCGGCGATGTTCCTCAGCGGTCTGTTCTTCTTTTGGAGCTTCAATCCGAGTTGGCTGCCGGCATCCGTCGACCGCTGGCTGCAGGTGCTCGACCCGTCCGCCTTCCGCTGGCTGCGCGGCTCGCTCCTGACGGTGGATCGCGGTGCAGAGTTCTACAACACCACTGCCGTCGCCTACGACAGCACCTTCTGGCTCAATCGCCTGTGGGTGATGGCGGTGCCGCTGCTGGCGGTGGTCGCTGCGATCCGCCATTGCCGCCGTCACGGGGCGGTGGCGGTCCCTCGGCGATTCTCTTTGCGCTGGTGGCGGCGGTCTTCTGAGGGGGTGGCGCCGAAGATCTCGGAGCAGCCCCTGGCCGATCTGCGGATGACCGTTTCGGCTCCCGGATTCATGCGCTCGATGTGGCGCGTGCTGGTCGGCGAGCTGCGCGAGCTGGTCGCTCAGCCGGGTGTCTTCGTGGTGCTACCGCTGGTGATGTCCTTGATGCTCGAAGAGGGCATCGGCCGCAGCGGTCCGTTGGGGGCGCCGCTGTTGGTGACCGCCGGCAATCTCGCCGTCGGCGCCCTCGAGATGCTGGGGTTCCTGCTCGCCCTGGTGCTGCTGTTCTTCACCACCGAGGCGATGGTGCGGGACCAGACGACGCGCTTCGACGCCCTGCTCTACAGCTCGCCCGTCGGCACCGCTGCGCTGCTCGTTGGACGGTCTCTGGCTGGTGCCGTGGTCGCCGTCGCCTTGATCCTCGGCTGCCTGGCGGTCAGCGCCACGATACTCGCTTTTCAGGAAGGGGGTCACTTCGAGCTCTGGCCTCTGCTGGTGGTGTGGGGGCCGGTGCTCCTTCCCACCTACTTGGTCTGGAACGCCTTCGTGGTGCTGCTGTTCGCCCTGCTGCGCAATCGCTACTTGACCTACGCGGCCGGCATCTCGGCACTGGTGGCGAGCGTCTTCGCCCACGTCAGCGGCAAGATGACCTGGCTCACCAATTGGGATCTCTGGGGCACCATTCCCTGGACCGATCTCGGTCCCTTCGCATTCCACGGTCGGGGCCTGTTGCTCAACCGCTTGCTGATGGTCTCCCTGGCGCTGCTCTTCACCGCCCTCGCCGTCGAGCTCTTCGCTCGCCGCCAGACGGACGTCGTCCAGGTGGCGCAACGGCGCCGCGCGCGGGCCCTCGGGCGGCGGGTGCTGCGGCTGGCTCCTGTTGCGCTCCTGCCCGTGTTGGCGTCGGGCGTGCTCGCCTACGAGATTCGCAATGGCTACCAGGGCCCGCAGGCGGAGAAGCTCGCCAAGCAGTACTGGCGCCAGAACTACGCCACCTGGAAGGACTACCGGCCGCCGGCGGTCTCCCATGTCGACCTCGACCTCGACCTCGATCCGGCGGGTCGGTCCGTCGACATGCAGGGGTTCTATTCGCTGGTCAACGACACTCCGCAGGCGATGGAGCGGCTGGCCTTCACCGTCGGCCAGTCCTTCGAGAACATCGCTTGGCGTTGGAACGGCGAGGAGATTGCCTCCGAAGATCGCTCCGGTCTGCACGTCTTGACACCGCCGCAGCCTCTGGAGCCCGGGGGCGAAGGGCGTTTGGACTTCTCTTTCCGCTCGGTGTTCCCGCGAGGTGTCTCCCGCAACGGCGGCGGAGCCTCTCAGTTCGTTCTGCCGTCCGGCGTGCTGCTGTCGGTGCGCGGAACGGACTTCATCCCTTTACCCGGCTACCTGTCTTGGATCGGGGTCGATCGTGAGAATCGGCCGGAGCCGGCCGAAGTCCCGAAGGACTTCTGGCGTCAAGAGCTCGAGCCCATCTCCGGCAACTCGCGGGCCTTCACCACCCGGGTCGAGGTGACGGCGCCGAGCGAGTACACGGTCAACTCGGTGGGCGTGAAGACCGCGGCGCGCTCCGAGGATGGCCAGACGACGGTGGTGTGGGAGAGCGACTATCCGGTGCGCACCCTCAACCTGATCGCCGGGCGCTGGGAGGTGCGACGGCAGGGCGGCGCGGCGATCTTCTATCACCCGACCCACGACGCCAACGTCGACGAGATGCTGCACACCCTGGCGCAGGCGCGGGAAAAGTTCTCGCAGTGGTTCTTCCCCTACCCTTGGGAAGAGCTGCGGATCAGCGAGTACCCGGCCTACCTTCAGAACGCGCAGGGCTTTCCCACCAACATTCCGTTCTCGGAGAGCCTCGGCTTTCTCACCAAGAGCGACCCCCACTCCCGCTTGGCCTCTCTGGTGACGGCCCACGAAGCCGCTCACCAATGGTGGTTCAACCTGCTGGTGCCGGGGGAGGGACCCGGGGCCGACGTCTTGATCGAGGGCATGGCGCACTTCTCGGCGTTGGTTCTGCTCGAAGACATCCGGGGTCCGCAGGGGCGCATCGAGACCGCCAAGCGTTTCGAAGAGCGCTATGTCAGAAACCGGCGCCTCGACTCGGAGCGGCCTCTGGTGGAGACGGAAGAGCACTGGCCCGGCGACGAGACGGTGATCTTCGAGAAGGGCGGCTGGGCGCTCTGGATGCTGCACGACCATCTCGGTCCGGAAGCTTCCTTCGCCGGCATTCGCGCCTTCGTGGAGCGCTACCACGAAAGCGGCGACTATCCGGCCCTGCACGACTACCTCGCCTTCTTGGAGCCCTATGCCGCCGACAGGCAAGCCTTTCGGGCGCTCGTCGACCAGTGGTTTTTCGAGGTGGTGCTGCCCGAGTACCGTCTCCAGGAGGTCGAGGTGGTGGCTCAGGACGGGAGCTGGCAGGTGCAGGCCGTGCTCGAGAACGTCGGTACCGGCCGTGCCACCGTCGAGGTCGCTGCCGAGGTCGGTGAACGCTTCGCCGAGGAGGGCTTCCGCGAGGGTCGGACGGCGGTCGAGCTCGGCGCCGGCGAACGGCGTCGTCTGTCCTGGACCGTACCCTTCGAGCCGCAGCGGTTGGTGGTCGATCCCGAGGCGCGGGTGCTGCAGCTCCAGCGGTCGAAGGCGATGATCGACCTCTGA
- a CDS encoding MBL fold metallo-hydrolase: MQRFQLPFPIRRLGSLVGLALGAVALLGGCAIHPPDHQNQQVVNRGEGKDEWWRSLPRPAWQAFEKIDQSQDWFEVYRVRPGVLAIYEPGQFEEVISYLVLGDERALLFDTGLGIGDMARLVGELTDLPLTVVNSHSHYDHIGGNHAFDTVLSPATDYTIARAEGLAHEEVAEFVGPGWIWKSTPTGFAPESYAIRPFSIRRTLTDGERLDLGGRVLEVLLTPGHAPDALCLLDRANGLLFVGDTFYLAPLYTHLEGSDFDRYLETTRRLATLEPQVEWLLPGHNVPLVESHYLLRLRDAFERIAGGMEPSVISDGNREFRFDGFSVITK, translated from the coding sequence ATGCAACGTTTTCAGCTGCCTTTTCCAATCCGCCGACTCGGCTCGCTCGTCGGTCTCGCCCTGGGTGCCGTCGCGCTGCTCGGCGGCTGCGCGATCCATCCTCCGGATCACCAGAACCAACAGGTCGTCAATCGCGGCGAGGGCAAAGACGAGTGGTGGCGATCGTTGCCGCGCCCCGCCTGGCAAGCCTTCGAGAAGATCGACCAGTCCCAGGACTGGTTCGAGGTCTATCGCGTGCGGCCGGGGGTGTTGGCGATCTACGAGCCGGGCCAGTTCGAGGAGGTCATCTCCTACCTCGTCCTCGGCGATGAGCGGGCCCTGCTCTTCGACACCGGCCTCGGCATCGGCGACATGGCTCGCCTGGTCGGCGAGCTGACGGACCTGCCGCTGACGGTGGTCAACTCCCACAGCCACTACGATCACATCGGCGGCAACCACGCCTTCGACACGGTGCTCAGCCCGGCCACCGACTACACCATCGCGCGCGCCGAAGGCCTGGCCCACGAGGAGGTCGCGGAGTTCGTCGGCCCCGGCTGGATCTGGAAGTCGACGCCGACCGGATTCGCGCCGGAGAGCTACGCCATTCGGCCCTTCTCCATCCGCCGAACCCTGACCGACGGCGAGCGCCTCGACCTCGGCGGCCGGGTTTTGGAGGTCCTCCTGACGCCCGGCCATGCGCCGGACGCGCTCTGTCTCCTGGACCGCGCCAACGGCTTGCTGTTCGTCGGCGACACCTTCTACCTCGCCCCCCTCTACACCCACCTCGAGGGCTCCGATTTCGACCGCTACCTCGAGACCACGCGCCGCCTCGCCACCCTCGAGCCGCAGGTCGAGTGGCTGCTGCCGGGGCACAACGTGCCGCTGGTGGAGAGTCACTACCTACTGCGCCTGCGCGACGCCTTCGAGCGCATCGCCGGCGGCATGGAGCCGAGCGTCATCAGCGATGGCAACCGCGAGTTTCGCTTCGACGGCTTCTCGGTGATCACGAAGTAG